A part of Macaca mulatta isolate MMU2019108-1 chromosome 12, T2T-MMU8v2.0, whole genome shotgun sequence genomic DNA contains:
- the SMIM39 gene encoding small integral membrane protein 39 — MARAPQPRRGPAAPGNALRALLRCNLPPGAQRVVVSAVLALLVLINVVLIFLLAFR; from the coding sequence ATGGCGAGGGCCCCGCAGCCCCGGCGCGGCCCCGCGGCGCCCGGGAACGCCCTGCGCGCCCTGCTGCGCTGCAACCTGCCCCCCGGCGCCCAGCGCGTGGTGGTCTCCGCGGTGCTGGCGCTCCTCGTCCTCATCAACGTCGTGCTGATCTTCCTGCTGGCCTTTCGCTGA
- the ARHGEF4 gene encoding rho guanine nucleotide exchange factor 4 isoform X6: MDDQELGFKAGDVIEVMDATNREWWWGRVADCEGWFPASFVRLRVNQDEPADDEAPRARDGGAEDGGAEAQSSKDQMRTNVINEILSTERDYIKHLRDICEGYVRQCRKRADMFSEEQLRTIFGNIEDIYRCQKAFVKALEQRFNRERPHLSELGACFLEHQADFQIYSEYCNNHPNACVELSRLTKLSKYVYFFEACRLLQKMIDISLDGFLLTPVQKICKYPLQLAELLKYTHPQHRDFKDVEAALHAMKNVAQLINERKRRLENIDKIAQWQSSIEDWEGEDLLVRSSELIYSGELTRVTQPQAKSQQRMFFLFDHQLIYCKKDLLRRDVLYYKGRLDMDGLEVVDLEDGKDRDLHVSIKNAFRLHCGATGDSHLLCTRKPEQKQRWLKAFAREREQVQLDQETGFSITELQRKQAMLNASKQQVTGKPKAVGRPCYLTRQKHPALPGSRPQQQVLVLAEPRRKPSTFWHSISRLAPFRK, translated from the exons ATGGATGACCAGGAGCTGGGTTTCAAAGCTGGGGATGTCATCGAAGTGATGGATGCCACCAACAGAGAGTGGTGGTGGGGCCGGGTCGCCGACTGCGAGGGCTGGTTTCCAGCCAGCTTCGTTCGG CTGCGGGTGAACCAGGACGAGCCCGCGGACGACGAGGCCCCTCGGGCCAGGGACGGCGGGGCGGAGGACGGCGGGGCGGAGGCGCAGAGCAGCAAGGACCAGATGCGGACCAACGTCATCAACGAGATTCTCAGCACCGAGCGGGACTACATCAAGCACCTGCGCGACATCTGCGAG GGCTACGTCCGCCAGTGCCGCAAGCGCGCAGACATGTTCAGCGAGGAGCAGCTGCGCACCATCTTCGGGAACATCGAGGACATCTACCGCTGCCAGAAGGCCTTCGTGAAGGCCCTGGAGCAGAGATTCAACCGCGAACGCCCGCACCTGAGCGAGCTGGGTGCCTGCTTCCTGGAGCAT CAAGCCGACTTCCAGATCTACTCGGAGTACTGCAATAACCACCCCAACGCCTGCGTGGAGCTCTCCCGGCTCACCAAGCTCAGCAAGTACGTGTACTTCTTCGAGGCCTGCCGGCTGCTGCAAAAGATGATTGACATCTCCCTGGATGGCTTCCTGCTGACTCCGGTGCAGAAGATCTGCAAGTACCCTCTGCAGCTGGCCGAGCTGCTCAAATACACGCACCCCCAGCACAG GGACTTCAAGGACGTTGAAGCTGCCTTGCATGCCATGAAGAACGTGGCCCAGCTCATCAACGAGCGGAAGCGGAGACTTGAGAACATCGACAAGATTGCTCAGTGGCAGAGCTCCATAGAGGACTGGGAG GGTGAAGATCTCTTGGTCAGGAGCTCAGAACTCATCTACTCGGGGGAGCTGACTCGAGTTACGCAGCCTCAAGCCAAGAGCCAGCAGagaatgttctttctctttgaccACCAGCTCATCTACTGTAAGAAG GACCTGCTGCGCCGCGACGTGTTGTACTACAAGGGCCGGCTGGACATGGACGGCCTGGAGGTGGTGGACCTGGAGGACGGGAAGGACAGAGACCTCCATGTGAGCATCAAGAACGCCTTCCGGCTGCACTGTGGCGCCACAGGGGACAGCCACCTGCTGTGCACCAGGAAGCCCGAGCAGAAGCAGCGCTGGCTCAAGGCCTTTGCCAGGGAGAGGGAGCAGGTGCAGCTGGACCAGGAGACAG GCTTCTCCATCACTGAACTGCAGAGGAAGCAGGCCATGCTGAATGCCAGCAAGCAGCAGGTCACAGGGAAGCCCAAAG CTGTTGGCCGGCCCTGCTACCTGACGCGCCAGAAGCACCCAGCCCTGCCCGGCAGCCGGCCCCAGCAGCAGGTCCTGGTGCTGGCGGAGCCCAGGCGGAAGCCATCTACCTTCTGGCACAGCATCAGCCGGCTGGCACCCTTCCGCAAGTGA